The Rhodothermales bacterium genome has a segment encoding these proteins:
- a CDS encoding MFS transporter, with protein sequence MVTSNRRAIASWSLYDFANSAFTTLIVTFIYAAYFTQAIAPDPETGTSLWSIGVAISAIIVAVCSPFLGAMADKGGLRKPYLLAATITCVVGTVVLYFPLPGQIVFALGAFVIANVAFEMGNVFYNAYLPDLATPDRIGRVSGNGWALGYLGGLMALLIGFLVFVQPEVAPFGLDKEAGEHIRATNLLVAAWFAVFSIPMFLFVSDPVKADRPPMGTLFRDAARELKTTFLHVRKLKNLFWLLLARLVYNDGIVTIFAFGAIYATGTFGFETEEMFMFGIALNVAAGLGAWAFGFVDDKLGGRTTILISLGGLVIAAILAVVAQSVTLFWISAILVGLLAGPNQAASRSLLGRFIPDGQENEFYGFFAFSGKFTAFMGPIALGALTAAYGQRAGVSVVIFFFVLGAVLLLKVNEKEGMAAAKAYNP encoded by the coding sequence GTGGTCACCTCCAATCGCCGGGCCATCGCCAGCTGGTCGCTGTACGACTTCGCCAATTCGGCATTCACGACGCTTATCGTCACGTTTATCTACGCGGCGTACTTCACGCAGGCGATTGCTCCCGACCCTGAAACCGGGACATCGCTCTGGTCAATCGGCGTTGCGATTTCGGCCATCATAGTTGCGGTTTGCTCCCCGTTTCTCGGGGCGATGGCCGATAAGGGCGGACTGCGCAAGCCCTACCTCCTGGCAGCAACCATCACCTGCGTAGTCGGCACGGTGGTGCTCTACTTCCCGCTGCCGGGTCAGATTGTTTTTGCGCTCGGCGCGTTTGTGATCGCCAATGTGGCTTTTGAGATGGGCAACGTGTTCTACAACGCCTATCTGCCGGACCTTGCCACTCCGGACCGCATCGGCCGCGTCTCCGGCAACGGCTGGGCACTGGGCTACCTCGGGGGCCTCATGGCGCTCCTGATCGGTTTTCTGGTGTTTGTGCAGCCCGAGGTGGCCCCGTTCGGACTGGACAAGGAGGCCGGTGAACACATTCGTGCGACCAATCTGCTCGTCGCGGCGTGGTTTGCGGTATTCAGCATTCCCATGTTTCTCTTTGTGTCTGATCCTGTGAAGGCGGACCGTCCTCCGATGGGCACGCTGTTTCGGGACGCAGCACGTGAGCTGAAGACCACCTTCCTGCATGTGCGCAAGCTGAAGAACCTGTTCTGGCTGCTGCTTGCGCGGCTGGTCTACAACGACGGCATCGTCACCATCTTCGCGTTCGGTGCCATCTACGCAACCGGCACCTTTGGCTTCGAGACCGAGGAGATGTTCATGTTCGGCATCGCCCTGAACGTGGCCGCCGGACTCGGGGCGTGGGCCTTTGGTTTTGTGGACGACAAACTGGGCGGACGCACGACTATCCTGATCTCCCTCGGTGGACTGGTGATTGCCGCCATTCTGGCTGTAGTCGCGCAATCGGTGACCCTGTTCTGGATCTCCGCGATACTGGTCGGCCTGCTGGCCGGACCAAACCAGGCCGCGAGCCGCTCCCTGCTGGGTCGGTTCATTCCGGACGGACAGGAGAACGAGTTCTACGGCTTTTTTGCCTTCTCCGGCAAGTTCACTGCGTTCATGGGCCCGATTGCTCTTGGTGCCCTGACGGCCGCGTATGGACAGCGAGCCGGCGTGTCGGTGGTGATCTTCTTCTTTGTGCTCGGCGCAGTTCTGCTGCTCAAGGTCAACGAGAAAGAAGGCATGGCGGCCGCGAAAGCCTATAACCCATGA
- the secG gene encoding preprotein translocase subunit SecG: protein MTFFTILIVVIAIIGILLTFSVLLQSGKGGGLAGIAAGGATTQILGSRQAPDFLEKATWILATAFIVLCILTNFAIDSGTRESVIQQQAQQNPPAATLPPATTAPPADAGAATPPPAGNDGN from the coding sequence ATGACGTTTTTCACCATTCTCATCGTTGTCATCGCCATCATCGGCATCCTGCTGACGTTTTCCGTGCTGCTTCAGAGCGGCAAGGGCGGCGGACTGGCAGGTATCGCAGCCGGCGGTGCAACCACGCAGATTCTCGGCAGCCGCCAGGCTCCCGACTTTCTTGAGAAGGCCACCTGGATTCTGGCAACGGCGTTCATCGTGCTCTGCATCCTGACGAACTTCGCCATCGATTCCGGGACGCGCGAGTCCGTAATCCAGCAGCAGGCCCAGCAGAATCCGCCAGCCGCCACGCTGCCGCCGGCCACCACCGCACCTCCGGCGGATGCCGGGGCCGCCACGCCGCCTCCAGCCGGCAACGACGGCAACTAG
- a CDS encoding Nif3-like dinuclear metal center hexameric protein — translation MTIAELTALLEEWAPAASAESWDNSGLQIGRPETTVTGVVVALDLTPAVIQEARRLGANLVITHHPMFFSPIKQITPATLVGSMALQLAESGLAHYAIHTNLDAAREGVSFALARKLGLNHLEFLQERADDSETGLGTVGEYDEPIPIEAFLARIADALAVNGVRHVSSPGMRVRRVAVCGGSGSSFLALALASAADAYVTADVKYHQFFDALNPDGTPALAYVDVGHYESEAMTEELLVAFLDRVTDGIPVHRTAETTSPIQTWIRRV, via the coding sequence ATGACCATCGCCGAACTGACCGCCTTGCTTGAGGAGTGGGCGCCGGCTGCCAGCGCCGAGTCATGGGACAACTCAGGGCTTCAGATCGGCCGGCCGGAGACCACGGTCACGGGTGTCGTGGTGGCTCTCGATTTGACTCCCGCCGTGATTCAGGAGGCCCGCCGACTGGGCGCCAATCTTGTCATCACCCATCATCCGATGTTCTTTTCGCCGATCAAGCAGATCACTCCGGCGACGTTGGTGGGTTCGATGGCGCTGCAACTCGCCGAGTCCGGACTGGCGCACTACGCCATCCACACCAACCTGGACGCGGCTCGCGAGGGTGTGTCCTTTGCGTTGGCGCGCAAGCTCGGCCTGAATCACCTGGAGTTCCTGCAGGAGCGCGCAGATGATTCCGAAACCGGCCTTGGCACCGTCGGCGAATACGACGAACCAATACCGATCGAGGCCTTTCTGGCGAGGATTGCGGACGCGCTGGCGGTGAACGGCGTGCGGCACGTCTCCAGCCCGGGGATGAGAGTCAGGAGGGTCGCAGTCTGCGGCGGCTCGGGGAGTTCCTTCCTGGCGTTGGCGCTGGCGTCAGCGGCGGACGCGTACGTGACGGCGGACGTCAAGTACCACCAGTTCTTCGACGCGCTGAACCCCGACGGAACGCCGGCCCTGGCCTACGTGGACGTGGGTCACTACGAATCGGAGGCGATGACCGAGGAACTGCTGGTGGCCTTTCTGGATCGGGTGACGGACGGCATTCCCGTACATCGCACGGCAGAGACCACATCGCCCATCCAGACGTGGATTCGACGAGTCTGA
- a CDS encoding NUDIX hydrolase, whose translation MHELKEITEASEDIFRGKLLHVKRDAVRMPDGSAGVREWIDHPGAAAIVAMLDAERVVMVRQYRYGPGKTFLELPAGKFDGPEAPEAVAARELEEETGYRAGRLEHLGGLYNAVGYSNEIIHIYLATDLERTHQALDEGEVLEVEIHALDEVVAMAGRGELQDMKTVSGLLMAAARLRG comes from the coding sequence ATGCATGAACTGAAAGAAATCACCGAGGCCTCGGAGGACATCTTCCGGGGCAAACTGTTGCATGTGAAGCGGGACGCCGTGCGCATGCCGGATGGCTCAGCGGGCGTGCGGGAATGGATCGACCATCCCGGAGCTGCGGCAATCGTGGCAATGCTTGATGCGGAGCGGGTGGTCATGGTGCGGCAGTATCGCTATGGCCCCGGCAAGACGTTTCTTGAGCTGCCGGCCGGAAAATTTGACGGACCGGAGGCGCCGGAAGCCGTCGCGGCCCGCGAGCTTGAAGAGGAGACCGGGTATCGGGCCGGGCGACTGGAGCACCTGGGCGGACTGTACAATGCTGTCGGATACAGCAACGAGATCATTCACATCTACCTGGCCACCGATCTGGAGCGCACTCACCAGGCGCTCGATGAAGGGGAGGTTCTTGAGGTGGAGATCCACGCGCTGGATGAGGTTGTGGCAATGGCCGGCCGTGGCGAGTTGCAGGACATGAAGACCGTTTCGGGCCTGTTGATGGCGGCGGCGCGTTTGCGCGGCTGA